The Arachis hypogaea cultivar Tifrunner chromosome 14, arahy.Tifrunner.gnm2.J5K5, whole genome shotgun sequence genome has a segment encoding these proteins:
- the LOC112743904 gene encoding 2,3-bisphosphoglycerate-independent phosphoglycerate mutase yields MGSTDTKFKLADHPKLPKGKPVAVVVLDGWGEANADQYNCIHTAETPTMDSLKKGAPERWRLVRAHGTAVGLPTEDDMGNSEVGHNALGAGRIFAQGAKLVDLALESGKIYEGEGFKYIQESFANGTLHLIGLLSDGGVHSRLDQLQLLLKGVSERGVKRVRVHILTDGRDVLDGSSVGFVETLENDLVKLREKGIDARIASGGGRMHVTMDRYENDWNVVKRGWDAQVLGEAPHKFKSALEAVKKLRAEPKANDQYLPPFVIVDDNGKAVGPIVDGDAVVTFNFRADRMVMIAKSLEYEDFDKFDRVRFPKIRYAGMLQYDGELKLPSHYLVSPPEIDRTSGEFLVHNGVRTFACSETVKFGHVTFFWNGNRSGYFNRQLEEYVEIPSDIGITFNVQPKMKALEIAEKARDAILSRKFDQIRVNLPNGDMVGHTGDIEATVVACKAADEAVKMILDAIEQVGGIYVVTADHGNAEDMVKRDKSGKPLLDKEGKIQILTSHTLQPVPIAIGGPGLAPGVRFRNDVPDGGLANVAATVMNLHGFVAPSDYETTLIEVVDK; encoded by the exons ATGGGAAGCACAGATACCAAGTTTAAATTGGCTGATCACCCAAAGCTGCCAAAGGGAAAGCCAGTTGCTGTGGTGGTTTTGGATGGATGGGGTGAGGCCAACGCTGATCAGTACAACTGTATCCACACCGCTGAAACTCCAACCATGGATTCCCTCAAAAAG GGTGCACCTGAAAGGTGGAGATTGGTGAGGGCTCATGGTACTGCTGTGGGACTTCCTACAGAGGATGACATGGGCAACAGTGAAGTCGGTCACAATGCTCTTGGTGCTGGCCGCATCTTTGCTCAAGG TGCCAAGCTTGTGGACCTTGCTCTTGAATCTGGAAAAATTTATGAAGGAGAAGGCTTCAAGTACATACAGGAAAGTTTTGCCAATGGCACATTGCATCTCATTGGGTTATTGAGTGATGGTGGAGTCCATTCCCGACTTGATCAGTTGCAG TTGTTGCTTAAAGGTGTTAGTGAGCGAGGTGTTAAGAGAGTCCGCGTACACATTCTTACAGATGGTCGTGATGTTTTGGATGGCTCAAGTGTCGGATTTGTAGAAACTCTTGAAAATGATCTTGTCAAGTTGCGTGAGAAGGGTATTGATGCAAGAATTGCATCAGGTGGGGGTCGTATGCATGTTACAATGGATCGATATGAG AATGACTGGAATGTTGTGAAACGAGGGTGGGATGCTCAAGTTCTTGGCGAAGCCCCTCATAAGTTTAAAAGTGCTCTTGAAGCTGTCAAGAAACTAAGAGCAGAACCAAAAGCCAATGATCAGTACCTGCCTCCTTTTGTCATTGTTGATGATAATGGGAAGGCTGTTGGACCAATTGTTGATGGTGATGCAGTTGTTACATTCAACTTCCGGGCAGATCGTATGGTTATGATTGCCAAGTCTCTTGAATACGAAGACTTTGATAAATTTGATAGAGTCCGTTTCCCCAAGATTCGCTATGCTGGAATGCTTCAGTACGATGGTGAATTGAAGCTTCCTAGTCATTATCTTGTTTCTCCACCAGAAATTGACAGGACTTCTGGTGAATTCTTGGTGCATAATGGTGTTAGGACTTTTGCATGCAG CGAGACTGTTAAATTTGGTCATGTCACATTCTTCTGGAATGGAAACCGCTCTGGCTATTTTAATCGACAACTGGAGGAATATGTGGAAATTCCTAGTGACATTGGGATTACATTCAATGTACAACCAAAAATGAAGGCACTGGAGATTGCTGAAAAGGCTAGGGATGCCATTCTTAGTCGGAAATTTGATCAG ATCCGTGTCAACCTTCCAAATGGTGACATGGTGGGGCATACAGGTGATATTGAAGCGACAGTTGTGGCTTGCAAGGCTGCTGATGAAGCAGTGAAG ATGATTCTTGATGCAATTGAACAAGTAGGTGGAATTTATGTCGTCACTGCTGACCATGGCAATGCAGAGGACATGGTCAAGAGAGACAAATCGGGAAAGCCTCTTCTTGACAAGGAGGGAAAGATTCAGATTCTTACTTCACATACCCTTCAGCCG GTGCCTATTGCCATTGGAGGTCCTGGATTGGCCCCTGGTGTCAGGTTCAGAAATGACGTCCCCGATGGTGGGCTGGCCAATGTAGCTGCGACCGTGATGAATCTTCATGGATTTGTGGCTCCCAGTGACTATGAGACAACTCTCATTGAAGTAGTTGATAAGTAG